A single window of uncultured Pseudodesulfovibrio sp. DNA harbors:
- a CDS encoding transporter substrate-binding domain-containing protein, giving the protein MRFISLFFMFFMFIIPFVEADDSQPYKIACYHIPLLVDDKENGAFIELFKEAAQRAGIHYTMRLVPAKRAMRYFEDGDVMGIIPALRPTLALDAALTRQIFSKQVHAFVRRGESIPKNVDSLEGKRIGLTRGFAYPRSILMNEDIDIDYADTTEGSLLKLLEGRIDAVVADGYTALYAIEKVGLSGFHYDLSAILDEQPVYIAFQPSDEGRALARKISLALTSMESDGTMGKILPDITGNYRK; this is encoded by the coding sequence ATGCGTTTTATTTCTCTTTTTTTCATGTTCTTCATGTTTATCATCCCTTTTGTTGAAGCGGATGACTCGCAACCATATAAGATTGCGTGCTATCATATCCCCTTACTCGTTGACGACAAAGAAAACGGTGCCTTCATAGAGCTTTTCAAGGAAGCAGCTCAGAGGGCCGGGATTCATTATACCATGCGTTTGGTCCCGGCAAAGCGGGCTATGCGATATTTTGAAGATGGTGATGTTATGGGAATTATACCGGCTTTACGGCCCACTCTTGCCCTTGATGCAGCCTTGACCCGGCAGATTTTTTCCAAACAGGTACACGCGTTTGTCAGAAGAGGCGAATCAATTCCCAAAAATGTTGATTCTTTGGAAGGGAAACGAATTGGACTGACGCGAGGGTTTGCTTATCCTCGTTCAATTCTGATGAATGAAGACATCGACATCGATTATGCTGATACGACAGAGGGGAGTTTGTTGAAACTACTTGAGGGGCGGATTGATGCCGTTGTTGCCGATGGGTACACGGCTCTATATGCCATTGAGAAAGTGGGATTGTCCGGTTTTCATTATGATCTTTCCGCCATTCTTGACGAGCAACCTGTGTATATCGCTTTCCAACCCTCGGATGAAGGGAGGGCGCTGGCTCGGAAAATTTCTCTCGCTCTTACATCGATGGAGTCGGATGGGACGATGGGGAAGATCCTCCCTGACATTACAGGGAATTATCGTAAATAG